A section of the Diabrotica virgifera virgifera chromosome 8, PGI_DIABVI_V3a genome encodes:
- the LOC126889269 gene encoding putative uncharacterized protein DDB_G0288537, whose product MRLFISLLFVIALSNIVRGGFLIGHHPFPSNLLSHRTLIGGAAGAHPFTGAYSSSSLSQTVSTAPQQIQSSYSTYHPFSFDNGNQLNQNQGQLNQNQAQFNQNQRQFNQNQGQYNQNQGQYNQVQYNQNQGHNNQDQGQYRQGNQNQGENNQNQSQNQFTPNNLYTTVQSNFNGYNNPNHPAVIAFGSYALGNGPNQGHNQGQRGQNQGQGGNNQNQNYDYGFNRISHGPHNSYGSF is encoded by the coding sequence ATATCGCTTCTTTTCGTGATAGCATTATCCAATATAGTCAGAGGTGGCTTCTTAATAGGCCACCACCCGTTTCCATCCAACCTTCTATCACATAGAACACTCATAGGGGGCGCAGCAGGGGCACACCCTTTCACGGGCGCATATTCGTCATCTTCATTGTCACAAACTGTCTCAACAGCTCCTCAACAGATTCAATCTTCATATTCTACTTATCATCCTTTTAGCTTTGATAACGGAAACCAACTGAATCAAAATCAAGGACAGTTGAACCAAAATCAAGCTCAGTTTAATCAAAATCAACGCCAGTTCAATCAGAACCAGGGACAGTACAATCAAAATCAAGGACAGTATAACCAAGTACAGTATAACCAAAACCAAGGTCACAACAATCAAGATCAAGGACAATATAGGCAGGGCAACCAGAACCAAGGAGAGAACAACCAGAACCAAAGTCAGAATCAGTTTACTCCCAATAACTTATATACAACAGTGCAAAGTAACTTCAATGGCTACAACAATCCTAACCATCCTGCAGTTATAGCTTTCGGTTCCTACGCACTAGGAAACGGTCCTAATCAAGGTCACAACCAGGGTCAAAGAGGTCAAAACCAAGGTCAAGGCGGCAATAATCAGAATCAGAACTACGACTATGGATTTAACCGAATTAGTCACGGACCCCACAATAGCTATGGCAGTTTTTAA
- the LOC126889270 gene encoding elastin-like, with product MNSMIAVLLVATLACAHASVLGLGAAALVGPGNPGALLVGPAARSAAVGPDGSVITAAAQAGAVAAAPIPGGVVTAAVAPGAVIPGAGLLGAPGLIAPGVGIGIGPLGLGLGHGVGLGLGLRHW from the exons ATGAACTCCATG ATCGCCGTCCTACTCGTCGCCACCTTGGCTTGCGCCCATGCCTCAGTCTTAGGACTTGGAGCCGCTGCTCTCGTAGGACCAGGTAACCCAGGAGCTCTTTTGGTCGGACCTGCTGCAAGATCTGCCGCCGTTGGACCCGACGGTAGTGTCATCACTGCTGCCGCTCAAG CTGGTGCCGTAGCTGCTGCCCCAATTCCCGGAGGTGTTGTCACCGCTGCTGTAGCTCCCGGAGCAGTCATCCCCGGAGCTGGTCTCCTCGGTGCTCCAGGATTGATCGCTCCTGGTGTCGGAATCGGTATTGGTCCACTAGGTCTCGGTTTGGGACATGGTGTTGGATTGGGACTAGGATTGAGACACTGGTAA